The DNA window TCATTGAAAAAAAGTGAGTGAAATATAAAAAAGTCTCGACAATTGAGATTTCACTTTCATGGTGTGTGgagaaattttttttcaaatatctTTATAGACATTGATGTAATTTCTTTTGAGATAAATTCTTCTTATTTTGACTCTTATTCTTTCCTATGCTTTTTTCTACCTCAAGGGCAATGTCGTTTACATTTCTTTGTTTAAGATGTATGTTGATAAATTTGTTTTTAGTCCTAAAATTGGACTGTAAGTGGATAATGTTATTATAATATAGCTAAAATTTGGTACTCCCAATCGAAACTTATATTCTAATTGTAAGTATTGCAAATTGGAGCTCACGTACTATTAGAACACATGGTTTTTGGTTTGGTTCAATAACTAAAATActgaattaaatataaaaagtaagaaaataattaagtaatAAAAAGATCAGAAGGAAttctaaaataataatttcatcaACTTGTGCTTTagttattttaattgtttactTTATTGTTCATCCGAGctttactagtattttttttgtgagtTCATTCACAAGTCAATAACTTTATCAACTAATCTTGTTAATTATTCACAGCATATATCAACACTCATATCACTGAGTATTGTATTGACTcataaaataaatcaatcaaAAATTGCATCGATCAGCAATTCACATCAATAAATGTCACGGTCAATATATGCTCCGCAATAATTAAGCAAAATGAGTTCTGaatattaaatactccctccgtttcacaagaatatacactcttttctttttagtccgtcgcacaagaatatgcacttttcaatGTTAGAAACTTCtttcactctaatgaggtgtggctcattctccaataacaatattttatttatttattctctctacctctctcttattttctcaattttgcattaaaactcgtgccgaacccaaagtgcatattctttgaggacggagggagtaataaaaattactaaataTGAGTCAATTACTTTCAATCTATAGGATTTTAAGAACATGCtaacaaaaactaaataaaatctAGAGGAGGTAATCTTGCTCTGCTCAATATCTTTGGAATTTTCTGCTCTTTGTTTTTTTCTCCAAAAGGTGTCCCTACTCTAAGTGTATACAAAAGCTAGATAAATATATAATTCTTGGACAGGCTTTTTAGTCGAAGTAGGCATATTATAGTGTGGAGGAAGCTAGGAATCGAATCCTACATACATGGTGTATCTTTAACATGGAATATATTGGGctttaaaatgcaaaaaaaaaatacaaaaaactgGGATTTTAAGTAAGTAAAGTCCAGCGGGTTCACAAGGCACGAACCCACTCACTATGTGCTGCCTCTGCGCAAATTTGTAAAATGACTATAATTTTCTTTACTTATATCTGGTTAAGACGTGTGAGATATTCACGCGAAACACTTTCAAAGAAAAAGCGCGACTGATTGGAATTCATCACTTTTATCCATTTTTCCTTCAAAACCGATTGATAGAAAGTTATACAACAGCATACTAAATCATGCTATATTCAACCAAATCAAATCAAGATAAGACTATGCGACAAAGGACAAACTAAGTAGAGACAACCCCCATTAACATCAGAATTACGAGGTGTCATCAAGTCTGCAATGCAATGCTTAAGATTTAATGCTCTGATGCCATTGTCCTCATTGATTATGTCTAATTTGTACAAATGGTGTTTGCTTGTGTCGAGAAATATGACAAGAAGCACTTGTTTTGCACGCACACAAGCAGCATATAGCATAAATTCAATTGACATATGAGAAACAAAATTCCACCTTTGGCTGCCTTTAAACATCAAATATGAAAGGGGTAAGTGAAGAACAAATGGATAGAAATGCTCATATTAGTACTACATACTCCTTCGCATATGTGACTGTTACACGACAACCACAACGGAGACTAATACAGAAGCTATAGAATCCAAACTCGCGATGAAAGGAATGGTATACGACGAGGTGGGACTCGATGATAAAAAACAGTCCcggataaaataaaatgaaaaacataCGAGATGATGTACAAGTTGTGTAGATGCTCATGAGTTTGTGAACCACCTTGCATACTCTCAATCTTTTTGGATTCGGACAGGCTTATGGTCGTCTGAGTCGGATGGAATAGAAAGGTCTGTTTCAAGCATGAAAGAAAGATCGTGCATCTGGGACATCAATATCTTCACACCATCCTTCGAGGACTGTCCAGACGCATCTTCATTGCTTGCAGCTTGCACGGATTCAAGGGAAGGGGAGCTCATGTCGCCAAACCTACATCGTCACAAGGATACTACTTATGAAACGAGTTATAAGCACAGTGTAAATTTAGCTCCACATCTGCAAATTTTAGCACATGAAACCAATCTGAATGATTAAACATACCAAAAACTAAATTACTGCACAAAAAGTTAACTTCATTGTTTGAGATGACCTTAGTGAAACTGTCTCCACACTGGTTTTCTCAAACATAGTTAGCTGAGAAAGGAAAGGACAATATACTTTAGCATTTTAGTTGCTAATAAATCTTATATTCCTCCGGGGTTTGGgtgtcattttcatttttcggATTCTAATACAGTTTGGGCCTAATTTCATTGCTTTTCTAGGACTGGTCCAGCTACCATACAAGTTCAGTGACAAATGTGCAAAGGTCGAGCAACAATAGCATCTAGCATTTTTCACATTGCACAGATACAATTAGGAGAGTAAAACATCGGTAATCATGTTGAGGAAATTCAGATTCGAATAGTTTATACCAAAGCAGGTTATTGAAAGATACGTGCAGGAATCTTGTATAAGCAGAGTACAAACTAACCAGATTGAAGTAGGATCATCTGACATAACAACATTGCCTGGTGCAGGAGCATTAGGTTGAGAGTAGCCGCTGAAATCTCCTCCAAAATCACCATCAAAGCTGAATAAATCTCTCTCTGGGGACTTTTTGTCGTCTTCAAACTTATTGTCAAAGCTGAATAAATCTCCATCTGAGGGCTTGTTGTCGAAGCTGAATAAATCACTATCTGAGGGCTTCTTGACATCTCCAAACATATTGTCAAAGCTGAATACATCTCTGTCAGAGGACTTGTTGTCACCTTCAAGCTTACTGTCAAAGCTGAACAAATCTCCCTCTGTGGGCTTATTTTCAGAACTCGAGACGTGATCATTCTGGGGAGGAGCTTGTAAGCTAGTAGAGCTAGCAAAATCGTTCCAGTCTTCAAATACATCCTCATCCGTTGCTGTAGGCTCCTCGCTCGTGGTCTTATTCTTAGTAACATCTGCATAGTTCGCTGGCGACTGGAAGTCCTGGAACATATCAAAATCAACACTGGTAGAAAGATCTTCCGAGAAGCCTGGTGTAGGGTCATTTCGAGGCTCAATCTTAGTACTGAAAGGATCATCAAATCCACCAGACAAATCGGGGAAACTTGACCCCAGATTATTCCACATATCATCCGAATTCCAGTCACCAACTGCTGTAGGAACGGATGCACTCTCATTTGGTTTCCCATCATTCGGATTTTCCCCAAGGCCATACACTGAATCGAGTTGAGCACCAAGATCAGCATTCGAACCCATGGATCTCTGAAAGGGCACTGGATCTTCAAATTTGATATCAAAACCTTCTGAGGAAGCTACAACATGCTCAGATGACATCTGACCACCAAGCTGATTTTCAGAATCGGGGAACTGAAAATCCGCCTCCCATCCAGAAAGAGCTCTGCTAGTCTTCTGCTCGGAAGAGCTGACAGCCGGCTTGGATGAATGGACATTTTGAAACAAATCTTGATTGCCAAGAGCTGCAGCATCTTCTGAATTGTCAGCCTCAACCCATTTAGGCTCAGATGGTTGGTCGGTAGGCGTATCAGAGATGCCATTACTCTTAGATATCAAGAAGAATTTATCCGGAGCTACTCCAGTCAAAACCAAAGGTTTATCGGAGGAGCTATTCACTCCGTTCACATTTTCAGCTGGACACACTATCTTGAAGTCTAAGAATGCAGACAATGGAGTTGAATCTTTAGGCGAGCTCTGAACTTTACCTTGGTTAACTTTACTGGTTGGATCAACCATTTCCTGCAAGATACGAGTTATCGAATCACTATTGAGATAGCAATTAAAACAACAGAAGCTACAGCTGTTGTTTTTTTCTCACTCTTCTTGGATTAATCACCATAAATTTAGACAAGCAGCAATCAATTAATCTGTCTGAGTTCTACAAATCCCAATTATGGAAACCCTAAGCATCCAGCTCAATCCATCATGATCCTACTATTTCAATTCGAAATACAAACACATCAAATTGGAATCATAAATCGATTTCTATAATCAGATAACTCAAATTCTCCCAAACAATAATCAATCAGCGAGATTCAAGCAGCGATTTCGCACTGCAACGTAAAATTTAGCAATTAGATTCATCGAATCAACCATACCGATCCATCGAGGTGGAGCGAGCGGAGCAGCCACTGGTAGCCAACGGTGGAGGTGAAGCGGATGGGATCCGGAACGGCGTCGTAATGGGGGCCGATGCCGCAGTACAAGCAGACAATAGACTCCGATCCTCTAAGCAGCAAGGCTTTACAGCTCCGGCAGCGGCGTTCCGTCGGCGAAGCGTCGGCGGCGGCTATTGTGGCCGAGAGAGACGGGAGAGCGGGCAGTGTAGGATCCGACGGGTCGTAATCGGGCAGCCCCGCCGCTGAACGCGCACGGATCTGGACTTGTCGGATCAATTCAAACGGAATTTGGGGCATTTTCGCTTTTCAAAAATTACTCACACTACCTCTGCTCTGTCCTTCTATTTCAGTGattctatttttttgttaatgatAAATTAAGTGTTTCAACGGTTAAAACTACGAAACATCCCCCAACACCCACAACAACTCTTCCACAGCCAAAAAATACTTTTCAAGCCCAATGGGGGATAATTACATgtttcatacaaaatattttatctttatttcaatttagtataaaaagtattaagtttacatatttcatacaaaaagtttacttAGTGTTCCAAAATAATACATTCCGTTAAGTCATTACTAACACCGTTACTTCCAATTacatcatacatacaaaaagtttcatcaatgtttcaaatttgtacaaaaagtttaatttaaaacttttcattaattatttcaaacacagttatttttattactcacaaaaatgaaatacacatagaaaaaaaatcacaactcttcaccatcaaattagcgaattgcattttattgtcgAAGATTCCTCATGTAACAATGGAGAATACATGCaactaaaaagatattgaatcttttttgtaaaaataaaatatcgaCTTATTGACTGTTTGAAGCTCAAATTAGCCATTTTGTAAAGATGAAATATGGACTTATTTTATACTGTGTTCTATaaataatacaataaaaaaaagagtatattgctggaagaattgattttttagagtgattaattgtattaaatctctaattattcttttattatgatgataagttggacaaagtataaactaactaacggtgtttaaaatatttaacggaatgtattaatttaaaacactaatgtaacttttttataaaatatgtaaacttaatactttttgtactaaattgaaacaaaggtaAAACATCTTGTACGAAACATATAATTACCCCGCCCAATGGACAACCCCGCCACAACCACAAATCATATTATTTAATCAATTgttgatatattttaattagaccagaataaaaattatcggatGAAAATAATTAGGAGAAAAAATGTatctaatttaaaaaaattattacaaCCAAATCTTCATTGTATTATAAATAttgg is part of the Salvia splendens isolate huo1 chromosome 22, SspV2, whole genome shotgun sequence genome and encodes:
- the LOC121787494 gene encoding uncharacterized protein LOC121787494; protein product: MPQIPFELIRQVQIRARSAAGLPDYDPSDPTLPALPSLSATIAAADASPTERRCRSCKALLLRGSESIVCLYCGIGPHYDAVPDPIRFTSTVGYQWLLRSLHLDGSEMVDPTSKVNQGKVQSSPKDSTPLSAFLDFKIVCPAENVNGVNSSSDKPLVLTGVAPDKFFLISKSNGISDTPTDQPSEPKWVEADNSEDAAALGNQDLFQNVHSSKPAVSSSEQKTSRALSGWEADFQFPDSENQLGGQMSSEHVVASSEGFDIKFEDPVPFQRSMGSNADLGAQLDSVYGLGENPNDGKPNESASVPTAVGDWNSDDMWNNLGSSFPDLSGGFDDPFSTKIEPRNDPTPGFSEDLSTSVDFDMFQDFQSPANYADVTKNKTTSEEPTATDEDVFEDWNDFASSTSLQAPPQNDHVSSSENKPTEGDLFSFDSKLEGDNKSSDRDVFSFDNMFGDVKKPSDSDLFSFDNKPSDGDLFSFDNKFEDDKKSPERDLFSFDGDFGGDFSGYSQPNAPAPGNVVMSDDPTSIWFGDMSSPSLESVQAASNEDASGQSSKDGVKILMSQMHDLSFMLETDLSIPSDSDDHKPVRIQKD